The Streptomyces sp. NL15-2K genome contains a region encoding:
- a CDS encoding GvpL/GvpF family gas vesicle protein: protein MSSATPTESAAEPTPDPARYVYAITSSDHPLRLDGLRTVGGGAGSFGTVVHGGLAAVVSPAPPQLRPKRRDLVAHQELQERLMADGAVLPMRFGMLAPDDAAVRTALEQKGEEYTRRLTELQGTTEFNLKAARAQEDLLREVLDESNEARRLNERTRDGNGTYEERVALGEVVARQVDARQRLLADQVVEQLSGLARAKVEAAPAQDDFLNVSFLVERARAHEFTEAGRRLARDYGEAYDFRLRGPLPPYSFAA, encoded by the coding sequence GTGAGCAGCGCCACGCCGACCGAATCCGCGGCGGAACCGACGCCGGACCCGGCCCGTTACGTCTACGCGATCACGAGTTCCGACCACCCCCTTCGGCTCGACGGACTGCGGACCGTCGGCGGCGGCGCCGGCTCCTTCGGCACGGTGGTCCACGGCGGGCTCGCCGCCGTCGTCAGCCCCGCACCACCTCAGCTGCGTCCGAAACGCCGTGACCTCGTCGCCCACCAGGAGCTGCAGGAACGGCTGATGGCCGACGGAGCGGTCCTCCCCATGAGGTTCGGCATGCTCGCCCCGGACGACGCGGCCGTCAGGACCGCCCTGGAGCAGAAGGGCGAGGAGTACACCCGCAGACTCACCGAGCTGCAGGGCACCACCGAGTTCAACCTCAAGGCCGCACGCGCCCAGGAGGACCTGCTGCGCGAAGTACTCGACGAGTCCAACGAGGCCCGCCGTCTCAACGAGCGCACCCGCGACGGCAACGGCACCTACGAGGAGCGCGTCGCCCTCGGAGAGGTGGTGGCCCGGCAGGTCGACGCCCGGCAGCGGCTGCTGGCCGACCAGGTCGTCGAGCAGCTGTCCGGCCTGGCCCGCGCCAAGGTCGAGGCGGCCCCGGCGCAGGACGACTTCCTCAACGTCTCGTTCCTCGTCGAACGCGCCCGTGCCCACGAGTTCACCGAAGCCGGACGGCGCCTGGCGCGCGACTACGGCGAGGCCTACGACTTCCGGCTGCGCGGGCCCCTGCCCCCGTACAGCTTCGCCGCCTGA
- the gvpJ gene encoding gas vesicle protein GvpJ: protein MTQSGGMQPAATSSGSGTAGLYDILELILDRGLVIDVFIRVSLVGIEILKIDVRIVIASVDTYLRFAEACNRLDLEAGRKAPARLTDIVGDMVESGARGKTGGAISGAIDAISDVFDRDDKEER, encoded by the coding sequence ATGACGCAGAGCGGCGGAATGCAGCCCGCTGCCACCTCGAGCGGTTCGGGCACCGCCGGCCTCTACGACATTCTCGAACTCATCCTGGACCGGGGGCTCGTCATCGACGTGTTCATCCGTGTCTCGCTGGTGGGCATCGAGATCCTCAAGATCGACGTACGGATCGTCATCGCCAGCGTCGACACGTACCTCCGCTTCGCCGAGGCCTGCAACCGCCTCGATCTGGAGGCGGGCCGCAAGGCCCCCGCCCGGCTCACCGACATCGTCGGCGACATGGTCGAGAGCGGCGCCAGGGGCAAGACCGGCGGCGCGATCAGCGGTGCCATCGACGCGATCAGCGACGTATTCGACCGCGACGACAAGGAGGAGCGGTGA
- a CDS encoding gas vesicle protein: MTSTDQDAPDSQNSPGTTGNTTDDTTGRSGRVTAAQAMRGAAAQLAELLGTTPESVSALRPAQGGWTADVEVVELERVPDTMTIMASYRVTLDVQGQLLGYERVRRYARGQLDRGR; this comes from the coding sequence ATGACAAGCACCGACCAGGACGCCCCGGACTCGCAGAACTCCCCCGGCACGACAGGCAATACGACAGACGACACGACAGGCCGTTCCGGCCGCGTGACCGCCGCCCAGGCCATGCGCGGCGCGGCGGCTCAGCTCGCCGAGCTCCTCGGCACGACCCCCGAGTCCGTCTCCGCCCTGCGGCCGGCGCAGGGCGGCTGGACGGCCGACGTGGAGGTCGTCGAGTTGGAACGCGTCCCCGACACCATGACCATCATGGCGAGCTACCGGGTCACCCTGGACGTACAGGGCCAACTCCTCGGCTACGAGCGGGTGCGCCGCTACGCCCGCGGCCAACTCGACCGGGGGCGTTAG
- a CDS encoding ABC transporter substrate-binding protein produces MSSTSLCIGVVAPLTGRLAPLGAPLSYVLRALGPRLAHVRNGGRPYDVNVAVRDSRSDPGAARQAVRDLVDVDAAHIVLTMAGTRVLPAVTDACEATEVPCVSTTFPWQAYVHTRGADPGHRFRWTYHFAWGLDDIATVFADLWEGIDGRRAIGCLWNDDLQGGLLRHDRHGFTPAASERGHTLVDLGAYREPAGDFHAQVGRMREHGADLVTSAATATDLALFHRQAREAGLRPRLITCSRWLTYPHTHNTPAPDVHGELADARVATLVYWSPDHPYRSSLDGTTCAELARAYQHATGSPWLQPLGLAHALLETAHQALAVAADPTDRASVAQAIAGTTLDTIAGTLVWTRGPTPNIALLPLVGGQWHPGPRGPRLAIVSNAAHPGVPLTGDLTPAR; encoded by the coding sequence ATGTCGTCAACTTCTCTGTGCATCGGCGTAGTAGCGCCACTGACGGGGCGACTGGCCCCCCTCGGGGCACCGCTGTCGTACGTCCTGCGCGCGCTGGGACCCCGGCTCGCGCACGTCCGCAACGGCGGCCGCCCCTACGACGTGAACGTCGCCGTACGCGACAGCCGCTCCGATCCGGGGGCCGCCCGGCAGGCCGTGCGCGACCTGGTCGACGTCGACGCGGCGCACATCGTGCTCACGATGGCCGGGACCCGCGTGCTGCCCGCCGTCACCGACGCCTGTGAGGCGACGGAGGTCCCTTGCGTGTCGACCACCTTTCCCTGGCAGGCGTACGTCCATACGCGCGGCGCCGATCCCGGGCACCGCTTCCGGTGGACGTACCACTTCGCCTGGGGACTGGACGACATCGCCACCGTCTTCGCCGACCTGTGGGAAGGGATCGACGGCCGGCGCGCCATCGGATGTCTCTGGAACGACGATCTGCAAGGCGGGTTGCTGCGCCACGACCGGCACGGCTTCACACCGGCGGCGTCCGAGCGCGGACACACCCTGGTCGACCTCGGCGCCTACCGCGAACCCGCCGGTGACTTCCACGCACAGGTCGGCCGGATGCGGGAACACGGCGCGGACCTCGTCACCAGCGCCGCGACCGCCACCGACCTGGCCCTCTTCCACCGGCAGGCCCGCGAGGCGGGGCTGCGGCCCCGGCTGATCACCTGCTCGCGCTGGCTGACGTACCCCCACACCCACAACACTCCCGCCCCCGACGTCCACGGCGAACTCGCCGACGCGCGCGTGGCCACCCTGGTCTACTGGAGCCCCGACCATCCCTACCGCTCCAGCCTGGACGGCACCACCTGCGCCGAACTCGCCCGTGCCTACCAGCACGCCACAGGCTCCCCCTGGCTCCAGCCCCTCGGTCTGGCTCACGCCCTCCTGGAGACCGCCCACCAGGCCCTCGCCGTGGCGGCCGATCCCACCGACCGTGCGTCCGTCGCGCAGGCCATCGCCGGCACGACCCTCGACACCATCGCCGGAACCCTCGTATGGACGCGCGGACCGACCCCCAACATCGCCCTCCTGCCCCTGGTCGGCGGCCAGTGGCACCCCGGCCCGCGAGGCCCACGCCTCGCCATCGTCAGCAACGCCGCACACCCCGGCGTCCCCCTCACCGGGGACCTCACACCGGCACGGTGA
- a CDS encoding MarR family transcriptional regulator: MEDRTHPTAPAAAPNDDPRWAELADLVLIISREIQFRGYSDERAIPLSPSEGMVMRHLQHDPAAPPSRIATATGLQRTNLSTVLRGLEQKGLIERRSDPGDGRGVTVHTTEQGRTNYALVRREWATAVSAAADRDATHLDAALALLTAVEAGLVTARPQTRATRPTAGP; the protein is encoded by the coding sequence ATGGAGGACCGAACGCACCCGACAGCCCCGGCGGCCGCACCGAACGACGACCCGCGGTGGGCCGAGCTCGCCGACCTCGTGCTGATCATCAGCCGGGAGATCCAGTTCCGGGGGTACAGCGACGAACGGGCCATCCCCCTGTCACCGTCCGAGGGCATGGTGATGCGCCATCTCCAGCACGACCCCGCCGCCCCGCCCAGCCGTATCGCCACCGCGACCGGGCTGCAGCGCACCAACCTCTCCACCGTCCTGCGCGGCCTGGAACAGAAGGGCCTCATCGAGCGTCGCAGTGACCCCGGCGACGGCCGCGGGGTGACCGTCCACACCACCGAACAGGGCCGCACCAACTACGCCCTCGTCCGCCGGGAATGGGCTACGGCCGTATCGGCAGCCGCCGACCGGGACGCCACACACCTCGACGCGGCCCTCGCCCTGCTCACGGCCGTGGAAGCCGGACTGGTCACGGCACGGCCACAGACCCGCGCCACGCGTCCCACAGCAGGGCCCTGA
- a CDS encoding MFS transporter → MTTTSSSRHAGTATLSPHATARAGGLHPVGVFLLLAGAFLPIMDFFITNVALPSIDASLHASASSLELVIAGYGVAYATLLVLGGRLGDRYGRRRIFLGALVGFVLASLACGVAPTVGTLIAARIVQGATAALLIPQVLATFHHVLEGERRARAVALYGATSGIAAVIGQLVGGLLVSADIAGTAWRPIFLVNVPIGLVVLLLAARIVPATRSHHPVGIDLPGTLLFAATLTALLVPLTEGHSLGWPWWTWLLLVAAVVLGALTYGVEKRAEQRGEVPLLPPSLLRLPSMSRGLVMLFAFSIGFGAFMFVFALTVQNGLHADALHGGLAILPMALLFFAGSLFAPRAISRYGRAALAAGAVVQLAGLVSLVTVLVAKWPDVNLWAMAVPLALVGAGQSMLFAGLFRSVLADVPTHLGGIGSGVLITLQQSGLALGVATLGTLYLTLAPHNIAHAFAGIEYVQMGIVALLAVGAAALPRFTDAASASTPVIDA, encoded by the coding sequence ATGACGACAACCTCTTCCTCCCGCCATGCCGGAACGGCGACGCTCTCGCCCCATGCCACCGCCCGTGCGGGCGGACTGCACCCGGTCGGGGTGTTCCTCCTGCTGGCCGGCGCGTTCCTGCCGATCATGGACTTCTTCATCACCAACGTGGCCCTGCCCAGCATCGACGCCTCGCTGCACGCCTCCGCGTCGTCGCTGGAGCTGGTGATCGCCGGGTACGGCGTGGCATACGCGACCCTGCTGGTCCTCGGCGGCCGACTGGGCGACCGCTACGGCCGCCGCCGCATCTTCCTCGGCGCGCTCGTGGGCTTCGTCCTGGCCTCGCTGGCCTGCGGTGTCGCCCCGACCGTGGGCACGCTGATCGCGGCCCGCATCGTCCAGGGCGCGACCGCCGCGCTGCTCATCCCGCAGGTGCTGGCGACCTTCCACCACGTCCTCGAAGGGGAACGCAGGGCCCGTGCCGTAGCCCTGTACGGCGCCACCTCCGGCATCGCGGCCGTCATCGGGCAGTTGGTGGGCGGACTGCTGGTCAGCGCCGACATCGCCGGTACCGCCTGGCGGCCGATCTTCCTGGTCAACGTGCCCATCGGGCTGGTGGTCCTGCTGCTGGCGGCCCGTATCGTCCCGGCCACCCGCTCGCACCACCCGGTCGGCATCGACCTGCCCGGCACCCTCCTGTTCGCCGCCACCCTGACCGCCCTGCTCGTCCCGCTGACAGAGGGGCACTCGCTCGGCTGGCCGTGGTGGACCTGGCTGCTGCTCGTCGCCGCGGTCGTCCTCGGCGCCCTCACGTACGGCGTGGAAAAGCGCGCCGAGCAACGTGGTGAGGTGCCGCTGCTGCCGCCGTCCCTGCTGCGCCTGCCGTCGATGTCACGCGGCCTGGTGATGCTGTTCGCCTTCAGCATCGGCTTCGGGGCGTTCATGTTCGTCTTCGCCCTGACGGTCCAGAACGGCCTGCACGCCGACGCCCTCCACGGCGGCCTGGCGATCCTGCCGATGGCCCTGCTCTTCTTCGCCGGCTCGCTGTTCGCGCCCCGCGCCATCAGCCGGTACGGAAGGGCCGCGCTGGCGGCGGGCGCGGTCGTCCAACTCGCCGGACTGGTCTCACTGGTGACCGTCCTGGTCGCGAAGTGGCCGGATGTCAACCTCTGGGCCATGGCGGTACCGCTGGCCCTGGTAGGAGCCGGACAGTCGATGCTGTTCGCCGGCCTGTTCCGCAGCGTGCTCGCCGACGTGCCCACCCACCTCGGCGGCATCGGCAGCGGCGTGCTGATCACCCTGCAGCAGAGCGGCCTCGCCCTCGGGGTGGCCACGCTCGGCACCCTCTACCTGACCCTGGCACCGCACAACATCGCCCACGCCTTCGCCGGCATCGAGTACGTGCAGATGGGCATCGTCGCCCTCCTCGCGGTCGGCGCCGCCGCCCTGCCGCGCTTCACCGACGCCGCGTCGGCCTCCACTCCGGTCATCGATGCGTGA
- a CDS encoding acyl-CoA dehydrogenase family protein produces MSRKPMNDPLDLLDISSTLTDEEREIQATVAKFLADRVRPHIGEWFENAHFARELAPELGKLGVLGMHLEGYGCAGTNAVSYGLACLELEAADSGFRSFVSVQGSLSMFSIWKWGSEEQKQQWLPRLAAGEAIGCFGLTEPDFGSNPAGMRTRAVRDGGGDWILNGSKMWITNGGIADVATVWAQTEDGVQGFLVPRGTPGFTTQDIKQKMSLRASITSELYFDNVRLPDSARLPHVQGLRGPLSCLNEARFGILFGAVGAARDSLQTAIEYADSRVQFDKPISAFQLTQKKLADMSVSLGSAALLAVHLGRLKDQGRIRPEQISVGKLNNVREAIAIARECRTILGANGISLEYSPLRHANNLESVLTYEGTSEMHTLVVGQAITGQAAFR; encoded by the coding sequence ATGAGCCGCAAGCCGATGAACGACCCTCTCGACCTGCTCGACATCTCCTCCACCCTCACCGACGAGGAACGCGAGATCCAGGCCACGGTCGCCAAGTTCCTCGCCGACCGGGTCCGCCCCCACATCGGCGAGTGGTTCGAAAACGCCCACTTCGCCCGCGAACTCGCCCCGGAACTCGGCAAGTTGGGCGTGCTCGGCATGCACCTCGAAGGGTACGGCTGCGCCGGGACGAACGCGGTCAGTTACGGCCTTGCCTGTCTGGAGCTGGAGGCGGCGGACTCCGGCTTCCGCAGCTTCGTCTCGGTGCAGGGCTCGCTGTCGATGTTCTCCATCTGGAAGTGGGGCTCGGAGGAGCAGAAGCAGCAGTGGCTGCCCCGGCTCGCCGCCGGTGAGGCGATCGGCTGCTTCGGCCTGACCGAACCCGACTTCGGCAGCAACCCCGCCGGGATGCGCACCAGGGCCGTCCGCGACGGTGGGGGAGACTGGATCCTGAACGGCTCCAAGATGTGGATCACCAACGGCGGCATCGCCGATGTGGCCACCGTCTGGGCGCAGACCGAGGACGGCGTCCAGGGCTTCCTCGTGCCGCGCGGGACGCCCGGTTTCACCACCCAGGACATCAAGCAGAAGATGTCGCTGCGCGCGTCCATCACCTCGGAGCTGTACTTCGACAACGTACGGTTGCCCGACTCGGCGCGGCTGCCGCACGTCCAGGGCCTGCGCGGACCGCTGTCCTGCCTGAACGAGGCCCGCTTCGGCATCCTGTTCGGCGCGGTCGGCGCGGCCCGCGACTCGCTTCAGACGGCCATCGAGTACGCCGACTCCCGCGTGCAGTTCGACAAGCCGATCAGCGCCTTCCAGCTCACCCAGAAGAAGCTCGCCGACATGAGCGTGTCCCTGGGGAGCGCCGCCCTGCTCGCCGTGCACCTGGGCCGTCTCAAGGACCAGGGCCGCATCCGCCCCGAGCAGATCAGCGTCGGCAAGCTCAACAACGTCCGCGAAGCGATCGCCATCGCCCGCGAGTGCCGCACCATCCTCGGCGCCAACGGCATCTCGCTGGAGTACTCACCGCTGCGCCACGCCAACAACCTGGAATCCGTGCTGACCTACGAAGGCACCAGTGAGATGCACACGTTGGTCGTCGGGCAGGCGATCACCGGCCAGGCGGCGTTCCGCTGA